AACTGTGGGCGATGGGGCAATATCCCAATAATACCAAAGACAGCTATTCTATGAGCGATAGATATTTTGCCCTTGATCTCCTGGGCAGCCTGTATGAAAAAGAGGGAAGGTACGTCGAAGCGCTTAAAGTGTATAAGGAGATATTCGCTCTCCGGCCGAATAAGGCTATGCTGGAGAAGATAACCAGGTTAAGAAGGCAATTATAGCATGGAACAAAAAATTAAATACGCGATAAAGGCCGCGAGAGCGAATTTTCTTCCCGCCAGCCTGATGCCTTTCCTGATAGGGGCCTTCTACGCGTTCAGGCTGGGCCACAATGTATCCCCGGCGAGGTTTATCTTGGCGTTTTTAGGCGTCGGTTCCATGCATCTTGCGGGGAATCTCTTTAACGATTATTTCGACTATAAGTCCGGAGCGGATAATATGAGCGGCAAAGAGAGCCCGTTTTTCGGCGGCTCAAGGGTTATCCAGAAGGGCCTTTTGAATTCTTCGGATGTCCTGTCGCTCTCGTTATTCTTTACGGCGCTCGCGTTTTTATGCGGCATGGGTATATACATTATTACGGAGGATCCTGTCTTCCCGCTATTTATGTTAATAGCCGCGATCCTGGCATTCGAATATACGGCTCCGCCTCTGCGCCTGTCTTATAATAGGCTCGGTGAATTGGATATATTTCTTCTCTTCGGCGTATTACTGGTCATGGGAAGTTTCTATCTATTTACCGGGACTTTCACGATTGGCGCATTTCTTGTATCGCTGCCGATATCTTTTCTCGTCGGCGCCATCATTGTCTGTAACGAGGTTCCCGACTATCATTCCGACGTAGCCGCCGGAAAGCATAATCTTGTATATATCGTAGGCCGGGAGAGAGGATATATAATATACGCTTTTCTTATTATCCTTTCCGCCCTGACTCTTATAGTAAATGTGTTATCCGGCAATATCCCGCATATCTCAGCTCTCATAATATTATTCTACGCTATAGGCGTAAAGGTCACGCTTATATTGAAAGACAGGGTAAGCGGCATGAATGACTTTATACATGCCAGCATGCTTACCATAGCGCTTCATACCATTGTAGGAGCCGCGATGATATTGACATTGTTGGTCAAATTATGAAAACCGCCCGGGCCTTAGGGGCCGTAAATAAAAAGATCAGGGAGATAGTGGATAGAAGGGGTCCCGCTTTGCGGGGCCTGTTCGAGGATGCTTCTCTAGACGCCGGAAAACGGCTCAGGGCCGGACTATTCTTTAATTTTTCGCAAAGCTACGGAAACGATGCCGTAAAGATAGCTTCGGCGATAGAGCTCCTGCATGCCGCTACTCTCATCCACGATGACGTCCTGGACGCTTCTCCCATGCGCCGCGGCCGTCAGGCCCTTCATGTAAAGCGGGGAATACCTTTAAGCATCCTTTACGGGGATTATCTTTTTTCCGAGAGCTTTTCCATGCTTGCGGAGGCAGGGAACCCCCGCATCTGGGAGGAGATGACGCGCTCACTCTCCGAGACTCTCAAGGGCGAGATAGAGGAGCAGTATCGGCGCGGAGATGTATCATTGACCGAGGAAGAATATCTTTCCATAATAGAAAAGAAGTCGGGAACCCTCTTCGGGGCGGCATGTAAAACAGGCCTCATCCTGAAGGATAGGGAGAGCCCGCTTGCGGAAAGGGCGTATAAGTTCGGTTTAAAGGTGGGGTCTGCGTATCAGATACTGGATGATTGCAGCGATTATTTCGGCCATAACGGCGGCAAAGGAAGATTTAACGATTTCAGAGAAGGAGTGATCACCCTTCCGCTTATATATTTACTTAAGAGGTGTTCCAGAAGCGAAAGAAGTTTTATCATAAAGAAGCTAAAGGGCTCGAAGGCCTGCCCGGCGGACTTTAAGAAGATAAAGGAGCTCATGAAGCGTTACGGGGTTATCTCCGATTGCTGCGCCCTCGCGCAGGAGATGCTTGATGAGGCGGAAGAAGATAAATTATGCAGAAGAAGAATATTGTAATAGCGGGAAGCGGGTTCGCAGGCACCAGCGCCTTTCGCCGCCTGAACAGATATAGGGGCACGCTGGTCAAATACGGCTATGAGATCATCCTTATCGATGAAAAGGATGATTTTGAATTTATCCCGATGCTGCCCGACCTGATCGGCGGCTGGCTGGATCCCGCAAGGCTGCGGAGCTCTAATAGTGAATTGGCATCGCAGTATGGATGCTCCTTCATAAAGGGGAGGATCGATGCGCTCGACCCTGAAAGAAAGATGGTCAGCATAGGTGTCCAGAATATAAATTACGAATATCTTATTATATCCACGGGCTCATGCACGAATTTTTTCAATAATCAGCTTGTTCAGGCCTCCTGCCGTAAGGTCGATACGATAGCCGACGCGTTAAATATAAAGGAAGAGCTCTCAGCTATCGCCTCGAAGAAGGGGGAAGTCGATGTCGTTGTGATCGGCGGCGGTTATACGGGTATTGAAAGCGCCACTAATATAAGATGGCTTTTTCGCAGAGAAGGAACGGTGCGCTGTCATGTGACGATGGTCGAGAAAGCGCCGGATATACTCATGGCTGTCCCTGAATGGATGCGCAAAGAGGCGCACAAAGAGTTGGAAGGCTTGGGAGTCATCATGAT
This window of the Candidatus Omnitrophota bacterium genome carries:
- a CDS encoding prenyltransferase; its protein translation is MEQKIKYAIKAARANFLPASLMPFLIGAFYAFRLGHNVSPARFILAFLGVGSMHLAGNLFNDYFDYKSGADNMSGKESPFFGGSRVIQKGLLNSSDVLSLSLFFTALAFLCGMGIYIITEDPVFPLFMLIAAILAFEYTAPPLRLSYNRLGELDIFLLFGVLLVMGSFYLFTGTFTIGAFLVSLPISFLVGAIIVCNEVPDYHSDVAAGKHNLVYIVGRERGYIIYAFLIILSALTLIVNVLSGNIPHISALIILFYAIGVKVTLILKDRVSGMNDFIHASMLTIALHTIVGAAMILTLLVKL
- a CDS encoding FAD-dependent oxidoreductase, encoding MQKKNIVIAGSGFAGTSAFRRLNRYRGTLVKYGYEIILIDEKDDFEFIPMLPDLIGGWLDPARLRSSNSELASQYGCSFIKGRIDALDPERKMVSIGVQNINYEYLIISTGSCTNFFNNQLVQASCRKVDTIADALNIKEELSAIASKKGEVDVVVIGGGYTGIESATNIRWLFRREGTVRCHVTMVEKAPDILMAVPEWMRKEAHKELEGLGVIMICGDSLKSYDGRTVNLESGRSIKADICLWTAGVKLSPYLDGLKAEKERTRIKVTPTLKIKEPKYDNIFVAGDTANFQDNDTALAIRMAVMFSMGQGKVAAENIVRSISNKRLIEYRAVDLGYLIPMAHGKATGIVLGRRVHGLLGYLLHYCMCIYRSEWKNMFGIVKDLTAKMAGSAVKKRGRVQ
- a CDS encoding polyprenyl synthetase family protein — encoded protein: MKTARALGAVNKKIREIVDRRGPALRGLFEDASLDAGKRLRAGLFFNFSQSYGNDAVKIASAIELLHAATLIHDDVLDASPMRRGRQALHVKRGIPLSILYGDYLFSESFSMLAEAGNPRIWEEMTRSLSETLKGEIEEQYRRGDVSLTEEEYLSIIEKKSGTLFGAACKTGLILKDRESPLAERAYKFGLKVGSAYQILDDCSDYFGHNGGKGRFNDFREGVITLPLIYLLKRCSRSERSFIIKKLKGSKACPADFKKIKELMKRYGVISDCCALAQEMLDEAEEDKLCRRRIL